A window of Proteiniborus sp. DW1 genomic DNA:
TTGTAGGCTTAGGTCCAGCTCCTGAGCCAGGACAAGAAGACAAAGATCTTGTAAATGCAGGAGGACAACCTGTAACTATAAAACCAGGTGGAGCATTTTTCGATAGCTCAATGTCATTTGCAATAATTAGAGGAGGCCATGTAGATGCCACAGTGCTTGGTGCCCTTCAAGTAGACCAAAAAGGGAACTTAGCAAACTGGATGATTCCTGGTAAAATGGTGCCAGGAATGGGAGGAGCTATGGACCTAGTAGTTGGGGCAAAGAAAGTCATAGTGGCAATGGAGCATACAGCTAAAGGCAATCCAAAAATATTAAAAGAATGTACTCTTCCATTGACAGCGGCAGGAGAGGTTAATTTAATAGTCACAGAGATGGCAGTTATAGAAGTGACAGAAAAAGGATTAGTTCTTAAAGAATTAGGGCCAGAAGCAACAGTAGAAGATGTAATTGCAGCAACAGAAGCAGAACTAATTATCTCAGAGGACTTAAAAGTAATGAATATTTAAACCTCTAAGTGGGCAAGAGACATTTAAGTTCCTGATTATATTCCAGTCATACTGAGCGTTAGAGAAGAATCTCTCTATTAGATTCTTCGCAACGTTCAGTATGATAATTTCATTTACTATCTTGTCTCGAGCTTGCTATTAATAAAAAGAAGGAGAGATAGTATGTTCAAAAAAATTACAAATGGCTGCGTTGCACTTGTGCAGAGGTACCTTCCAGATCCGTTCTTATTTGCTGCAATTCTTACTATTCTTGTTTTTATCTTAGGTATTATCGCTACAGGTCAAGGACCACTACAAATGGTAGTGCACTGGGGTAACGGTTTTTGGAGTTTACTTCTATTTTCTATGCAAATGGCGCTTGTATTGGTTACAGGACACACACTAGCTAGTGCACCAGTAATTAAAAGAGGACTTTCTAAGTTAGCATCGTTCTGTAAAACTCCAGGTCAAGCAATACTTGCGGTTTCACTAGTTTCTGGTATTGCATGCTGGATTAACTGGGGATTTGGACTAGTTGTCGGGGCATTATATGCTAGAGAATTAGCAAGACAAGTAAAAGGCGTTGACTACAGACTTTTAATCGCGGCTGCTTATTCAGGCTTTTTAGTATGGCATGGTGGAATATCAGGTTCCATACCACTTTCACTAGCTACAGATGCACAAGAATTAGCAAAGGTTACTTCTGGTGCAGTTACAGAAATAATACCAACAACTCAAACAATATTTGCACCATTCAATTTAATCATTTCCGCTATTCTTATAATCACATTACCATTAATAAATAAAGCAATGCATCCAACTCCAGACAAGGTTTTTGCTGTAGACCCAGAGCTATTAACTGAACCTGAAGAGGAGACTGCTGTTGCAAAAGAAAACATGACTCCTGCAGAAAAAATGGAAAACAGCCCTGTTCTTTCGATGATAATAGGCTTACTTGGTCTTTCATATATTGTTTATCATTTTAGCACAAAAGGTTTTGACTTAAATCTAAATATAGTTAATTTAATATTCTTGACTCTAGGAATAATACTTCACATTACACCAAGAAGATACTTAAATGCATTAGGGGAGGCAGCTAAAGGAACTGGTGGTATTATACTGCAATTCCCATTCTATGCAGGTATAATGGGTATGATGACCGGTGGAAATGCAGAGGGTGTATCATTAGCAGGTCAAATGTCAGAAATGTTCGTAGCCATATCTACACCAAAAACATTCCCACTATTCTCATTTTGGAGTGCAGGATTAGTTAATTTCTTTGTACCTTCAGGTGGTGGGCAATGGACAGTACAAGCTCCTATTATGATGCCAGCAGGATTAGATATTGGAGTACCTGCAGCTAAGACTGCCATGTCCATAGCTTGGGGAGATGCGTGGACTAATATGATTCAGCCATTCTGGGCCCTTCCAGCACTAGGAATAGCTAAATTAGGTGCGAGAGATATTATGGGTTATTGCCTAATAGATTTAATTTATTCCGGACTAGTTATAAGTGCAGTTTTATTGATATTTTAAAAAGATATGGAATTAAAAAATCAGAGGGATTGATATGATACTTCCAAAGTAGACAGTCTAATTAAAAATTAGATTTTTTACTTGGAGGTATTTTTTTATGTTTGGCAAAAACCCTTGCAAAACCATATCAAAATATTATATAGTATCAAATATAGGACAAAATAATAACAGACTAAAATCTGGATTTTGTTACTTATTTAAAAATAGACAAGAATATGCGATTTGTAACTTTTTTATTAAAAGTGGGCAAATCTCCATATGAACTGGGGTGTTTAAAGTTGAAATCAAATGGAAACTCAAAAATTCTACAGAACCTAGTTCTCGTATCTCAAATAGGCATATCAATGCTAGTCCCTATACTAGGAGGGGGCTTATTAGGTACATTTATCGATAAAAAAATAGGTACAGGAATACTTTTTTTTATAATTTTTATTATCCTAGGAATAATCTCGGCATTTGTAACTTTGTTTAAAATTACAGTAGGAAGTAACAAAAGGAAGTGATATAATGAGAATGTTTGAAGGAAATTATCAGCAAAAAATAATAATAAGAGCATTAGTATTAGCACTGATAATTTCAGGAATAATTTTATTAATACTTCCAAATCCTAAACAATACATATATGGGTTAATTTTTAGTACATCAATAAATGTGTTGAATTTTAGACTTATGGGACTTACTTTTGAAAAAGCTGTCAATATGCCTAAAAATAGGGCTGTAGGATACGTAGTGATAAACTATTTTGTAAGATATATAATTTATGGAATAATGTTAACGATTTCTGCGATAGCAGATTATATAAGTTTATATACTGCAATTTTAGGTCTTTTTATGGTGAAAATTGTTATATTATCAAGTCCATTTTATGATATTATATTTAATAAGTCTAAAAAAGAAAATAAAGCTGGTCGCTAATATCCAGCTGATTCTTTGAAGATATAACTACTAACTACTTTTACATGAAAGGAGGTAAGAGACATGGCACCTGGGATTACGTTTACAGCCTTTGGGACACAAATCTATATACATGACAGTGTCGTAAATTCGTGGATTATAGTTATTTTGCTATCAATACTTTCTATTGTTGTAAGTAGAAAAATAAAAAAAGCAAGCATAGAAGAAAAACCTAGTGGACTATTACATGTTATGGAAATTTTTGTAGAAACTATTGAGTCTTTAGTTAAAACTACCATGGGTCCAACTAGAATAGGCTTTGCTCCTTTTATTGGAACACTAGCCTTATATTT
This region includes:
- a CDS encoding CoA transferase subunit B, with product MDKNMIREIIAKRVAKELKDGDVVNLGIGLPTLVANYIPEDIDVTFQSENGFVGLGPAPEPGQEDKDLVNAGGQPVTIKPGGAFFDSSMSFAIIRGGHVDATVLGALQVDQKGNLANWMIPGKMVPGMGGAMDLVVGAKKVIVAMEHTAKGNPKILKECTLPLTAAGEVNLIVTEMAVIEVTEKGLVLKELGPEATVEDVIAATEAELIISEDLKVMNI
- a CDS encoding short-chain fatty acid transporter encodes the protein MFKKITNGCVALVQRYLPDPFLFAAILTILVFILGIIATGQGPLQMVVHWGNGFWSLLLFSMQMALVLVTGHTLASAPVIKRGLSKLASFCKTPGQAILAVSLVSGIACWINWGFGLVVGALYARELARQVKGVDYRLLIAAAYSGFLVWHGGISGSIPLSLATDAQELAKVTSGAVTEIIPTTQTIFAPFNLIISAILIITLPLINKAMHPTPDKVFAVDPELLTEPEEETAVAKENMTPAEKMENSPVLSMIIGLLGLSYIVYHFSTKGFDLNLNIVNLIFLTLGIILHITPRRYLNALGEAAKGTGGIILQFPFYAGIMGMMTGGNAEGVSLAGQMSEMFVAISTPKTFPLFSFWSAGLVNFFVPSGGGQWTVQAPIMMPAGLDIGVPAAKTAMSIAWGDAWTNMIQPFWALPALGIAKLGARDIMGYCLIDLIYSGLVISAVLLIF
- a CDS encoding AtpZ/AtpI family protein, which encodes MKSNGNSKILQNLVLVSQIGISMLVPILGGGLLGTFIDKKIGTGILFFIIFIILGIISAFVTLFKITVGSNKRK
- a CDS encoding ATP synthase subunit I; amino-acid sequence: MRMFEGNYQQKIIIRALVLALIISGIILLILPNPKQYIYGLIFSTSINVLNFRLMGLTFEKAVNMPKNRAVGYVVINYFVRYIIYGIMLTISAIADYISLYTAILGLFMVKIVILSSPFYDIIFNKSKKENKAGR